CCTGCGGAAGCCTCATCCACCAAGAACCATCAGAAGAAAGTTTCCTGTCAAAACGTTCAACAACAAGCGTTCGCTGCGTTCCAAATACGGCAATATCTGCTTTAGCAACATCGAGACCAAATGCTTCAAGAATTTTGAGACATAGCCATTCATTTTCTATGGATTGCCGCATATCCATTCTAAGAGCACCAATCTCTCCTAATGGCAACTTAAAGATATGCGTAGTTGGAGTTGCTCCAATTGGCTTACACCACTGATTGTTACTACGAAGTAATGCAGTTTTTTCTTGTGCCCCAGCAATCGAAATACGTAGCGACTCATCATTCGCCCTACCAGGAAGAGATCCCGTGGAACTCTCATGAAGAACCCTTTCAATTTCCTTTTCGCTGAGAGGTTCTCCCTCGATTACATGAACATTTGGAATAGCATTTCCTTCAGGTAATATCTGAAGAGCACCAACACAATCGCGACCTATTTCAGAAAGTAAGTCGAAAGGAGAGCTCGAAGAAAGTCCATACCGCCTTTGAATCCTCTGTCTTATATCAGCATTGTCTGGGAGTAGATTGTCAAAGAACGATGCTACCTCTGGGCCTTTTATTTCTTTGGAAACCGGTCCAAGCGGAAGAGAAAGAGAAAGAGGACGAGCATTTTGGTCTCTCAAATACGACTCCACATACCTGAAGGATTGCTCTGATCCTGAGCGCGTCCATTTTCCTACATGTTTACCGTTCATCCATATATCCAAGGTATGTTTCATCACCACTCATCCTTCTCTGTCTCTTCATCTGGGAGTGGCTTTGGTTGCAGAAGCATCTCAATCTCCAGAGCAGAGACAAGCTTGAAAAAGCTTTCAAGGGAACATCGCTCTGGATGAGACTCCAGGGCAGATATGGTCTTGGGTAAC
The sequence above is drawn from the uncultured Sphaerochaeta sp. genome and encodes:
- a CDS encoding helix-turn-helix domain-containing protein; this encodes MQNLILTPFQLAYYLKSRRKSLNLTQKQAGELVGLLPKTISALESHPERCSLESFFKLVSALEIEMLLQPKPLPDEETEKDEW
- a CDS encoding type II toxin-antitoxin system HipA family toxin; amino-acid sequence: MKHTLDIWMNGKHVGKWTRSGSEQSFRYVESYLRDQNARPLSLSLPLGPVSKEIKGPEVASFFDNLLPDNADIRQRIQRRYGLSSSSPFDLLSEIGRDCVGALQILPEGNAIPNVHVIEGEPLSEKEIERVLHESSTGSLPGRANDESLRISIAGAQEKTALLRSNNQWCKPIGATPTTHIFKLPLGEIGALRMDMRQSIENEWLCLKILEAFGLDVAKADIAVFGTQRTLVVERFDRKLSSDGSWWMRLPQEDLCQALGVSPEKKYEHEGGPGIIEIMHFLLSSSNPQQDRKLFLKTQLLFWLLAAPDGHAKNFSISIGKQGRYSLTPLYDVMSVYPLMGLASQMIIPENLKMAMTVDEHYEWNKIQKRHWEETARICGASSSMKEIFTEVLEQLPGVIDRTSGQLPANFPKELSTPIFEGMKKAALRLE